Within Amycolatopsis sp. FDAARGOS 1241, the genomic segment AAGCTCGGCCCGGTGACCGGTCCGCTCGTGGTCGGGCGCGTCGCGGAGATCGAAGAACTGACGGGGTTCAAGAAGCCCGTGCGGTTCTGCCGCGTCGAGGTCGGCGAAGAGCCCGACGAGGCTTCCCCGGAAGGCTCCGGCGAGGACGAAGGCGAGGACGACGAGGCCCCGATCGAGAACGAGGGTCCCCACGGCATCAAGACCCGCGGCATCGTCTGCGGCGCGCGCAACTTCGCCGAGGGCGACCTCGTCGTGGTCGCGCTGCCGGGCGTCGTGCTGCCGGGCGATTTCGCGATCGCCGCGCGCAAGACGTACGGCAAGGTCAGCGACGGCATGATCTGCTCCGCCAAGGAGCTCGGCCTCGGCGACGACCACACCGGCATCCTCGTGCTCCCCCCGGGCACCGCGAGCCCGGGCGACGACGCCAAGGAACTGCTGGGCCTGAACGACACCGTCATCGAGGTCACGCCGACCCCGGACCGCGGCTACGCGCTGTCGATCCGCGGCCTGGCGCGCGAGCTGTCCAACGCGCTCGACGTCCCGTTCGGCGACCCGGCCGTGCTCGAGCTCCCCGAGGCCGAGGGCGACGCGTGGCCTGTGCGGGTGGAGGACCCGCAGGGCTGTCCGCGGTTCGTGCTGCGCCGCGTGAAGGGGCTCGACGCGACCGCGCCGACGCCGTGGTGGATGCGCCGCCGCCTGATGCTTGCGGGCATCCGCTCGATCTCGCTGGCCGTCGACGTCACCAACTACGTGATGCTCGAGCTCGGTCACCCACTGCATGCGTTCGCGACCAGCGCGATCCAGGGCGACCTGGTGGTGCGCCGCGCGAAGCCGGGCGAGAAACTGACCACTTTGGACGACGCCGTGCGTACGCTCGACGCCGACGACATCGTCATCGCCGACGACTCGGGGGTGATCTCGCTGGCGGGCACCATGGGCGGCGCCAGCACGGAGATCACCCCGGAGAGCACCGATGTGCTGCTCGAGGCTGCGCACTGGAACCCGGCGTCGATCAGCCGCACGGCGCGGCGCCACAAGCTCTTCTCCGAGGCCGCGAAGCGCTTCGAGCGGTTCACCGACCCGGCACTGTGCGCGGCCGCGGTCGAGCTGGCCGCGCGCCTGCTGCGCCAGTACGGCGAGGGCGCGATCCAGCCGGGCCGCACCGACGAGGGCGGCGTCGAGCCGCACCCGCCGGTGACCATGCCGATCAACCTGCCCGACCAGGTGGCCGGCGTGCGGTACGAGCGCGGCGTCACCGTCCGCCGGCTCGCACAGATCGGCTGCAAGGTGCAGGTGAGCACCACCGACGCGGGCGTCTCCGTCGTCACCGCGACGCCGCCGAGCTGGCGCGCCGACCTCGTGCAGCCGGCGGACCTCGTCGAAGAAGTGCTGCGCCTGGAGGGCTACGACAGCATCCCGTCGGTGCTGCCCGCCGCGCCTGCGGGCCGTGGCCTCACCGAATCGCAGAAGCGCCGCCGCGGCATCGCGCGCGCCCTGGCCGAGGCCGGCTACGTGGAGGTGCTGCCCTTCCCGTTCGTCGGCGACTCGGTGTGGGATGCCTTCGGCCTGCCCGAGGACGACGTGCGCCGCTCGACGGTCCGCGTGCGCAACCCGCTCGAAGCCGACCACGACCGGATGTCGACGACGCTCCTGCCGGGGCTGCTCGACACGTTGCAGCGCAACGTGTCCCGCGGCATGAAGGACGTGTCGCTCTTCCACATCGGTCAGGTCGTGCTGCCGAAGCCGCACCAGTTGAAGGTGCCGGACCTGGGCGTCGAGCACCGGCCCAGCGACGAGGAGCTCGCCGTACTCGAGGCTGCGGTGCCCGCGCAGCCGCTGCACGTCGCCGTGGTGCTCACCGGCCTGCGCCGCCGCGCGGGCTGGTGGGGCAAGGGCGAGCCGGCCGGCTGGGCCGACGCGGTCGAGGCCGCGCGGCTCGTGGCCGAGGCCGCCGGGGTGGAGCTGACGGTGCAGTCGTCCGACCTGCCGCCGTGGCACCCGGGCCGCTGCGCGCAGCTGCGCGTCGGCGACTGGCCGGTGGGCCACGCGGGTGAGCTGCACCCGAAGGTCGTCGAGGCACTGGGGCTGCCGCCGCGCACGGTCGCCATGGAGCTCGACCTCGACGCGATCCCGCTCCCGGACTCACGTCCGGCGCCGACCGTTTCGGCCTACCCGCCGGTGCTGCTCGACGTCGCGCTGGTCGCCGGCGCCGACGTCCCGTCCGCCGATCTCGCCGAGGTTTTGCGCACGGGCGCCGGAGACCTCCTCGAAGACATCACGCTCTTCGACGTCTACACCGGCACCCAGGTCGGCGACGGCAAGCGTTCCCTGGCCTACAAGCTCCGCTTCCGGGCCCCGGACCGCACACTGACCGTCGACGAGGCGACCAAGGCCCGCGACGCCGCCGTCTCCGCCGCCGGGGAACGCTTCGGTGCGACCATCCGCGCCTGACCCATTCCCTGCGTGGTCGGGCTTCTCGGGCCCCAAGTACCGCGCGCCTGAATAACGGTGGGCCGGAACCTCCGCAACGCAGCGGAGGTTCCGGCCCACCGTCGTTCTCGGGGCTAACAGAGCCTGATCTCGTCGACCGAGGGCATCTTGCCCTGGCGCCATTCGGTGAACCCGGTGCCGGGTAGCACCGACTTGCACGATCCGTCGAAGTCGAGCTTCCAGATCACGCGCACCCGGTACGCTCGGCTGCAGTTGTTCTTCACCTCGGCGTAGGACCGGAACCCGGTGATCTTCAGGTCCTCCCACTGCCGGACGGAAAAGCACGACGGCGCGGCTTCGGCCGGCGCGACCTTGGCGGTTTCGGCGGCGAAAGCCGGGGCGGCGGTGGTCAGGCTGATCGCGCCCAGCGTCGCGGCGAGTGCGGCCGTCCAGCGCCAGATTGTGGTCACAAGTGGTTCCCTTCAGGCGTTCGCGGAATGGGGGGACTAGCACAGCCGTAGTTCCGAAACGGAGGGGTGTGGGCCCAGTCGTCCTTCGGTCCACGCCGATTCCGGGTCGAGAATCCGGCAGTCGCCGTCGCGGGCCCACGACCAGATCATCCGCACGGTGAAGGTCTGGAAGCACAGGTTCGTCATCTTCGCCCAGGAGTTCCACTCCTTGTTCTTGATGTCCTGCGTCTCCCACTGCTCGAGGCGGACGCAGGCGGGAGCGACGGTGGCGGGCGAGGTGGCCTCGGCCTGTGTCCCGGCGGGCACCGCGGTCACCAGGATCGGCAGCGCGGCCACCACGGCGACCCGGGCGAACCGTTTCGAAGTCACGCGTTCTTTCACGGCACATTCCCTTCTGGTCGTGCGCGCACGCCGAAAACACTTCGTGGCATGGGTTTTCCCCGATCGCAGGTTCGCGTTCCGAAGGTGCGGCTTGAGTCGGATGTCGTTGTTTCGGAGGATCTCATCGCAACACGGACGTGACATCGGTACAAGGTGTGTCACCCCGCTCGATCCGGTGAAGCGCCGGCTCACGGCCCGGGGGACGACTCCGGTGCGGAAGGCGTCGAACAGCCGCTCCAGGCGCGCGCGGTGATCGGCCGCGACGGTGCCGAGCGGCTCGCCGTCGAGCAGGTGACGCTCGGTTTCCGTCAGCGCGTGCCGTAGCCGGCGATGAAAAGGCCCAAGAGCAGCAGCCCGTCACCCTCGAAGGCTTGATCGAGCTCTTCAGTGAGGGTCTGCTGGAGCTCGGTGGCAACCTCCCTGGCGCGCGCGGGCCGAGGACGCCGCCACAGCCGCCGAGCCCGGCCCCGGTGAGCACGAGCACGCGGGCCGGCGCCGGAACGCTCGCGTCGCCGCCATCGTGCGCGGGACGCCAGGGGCCGGTCCGCGGCGCCGCGCCCGCCGAACGCGGGGGAGCCGTGTTCGCGGCCGCGACGGCGGCTACTTCGTGCGGCTCAGCCAGCCGGTGATGCGCTCGTTCAGGTCCTTGGGCTGTTCGACCAGCATGAAGTGGCCGACGCCCTCGATCAGGGCGGAGTCCGAGCCCGGGCCGCCGTACTCGCGCACCCGCTGCACTTGCTGCGCCGTCATGCCGTGGCAGCCGTCGGTGGTGCCGTGC encodes:
- the pheT gene encoding phenylalanine--tRNA ligase subunit beta, producing the protein MRVPVSWLTEHLDVGDEVTPQDLADAFVRIGIEVDELSKLGPVTGPLVVGRVAEIEELTGFKKPVRFCRVEVGEEPDEASPEGSGEDEGEDDEAPIENEGPHGIKTRGIVCGARNFAEGDLVVVALPGVVLPGDFAIAARKTYGKVSDGMICSAKELGLGDDHTGILVLPPGTASPGDDAKELLGLNDTVIEVTPTPDRGYALSIRGLARELSNALDVPFGDPAVLELPEAEGDAWPVRVEDPQGCPRFVLRRVKGLDATAPTPWWMRRRLMLAGIRSISLAVDVTNYVMLELGHPLHAFATSAIQGDLVVRRAKPGEKLTTLDDAVRTLDADDIVIADDSGVISLAGTMGGASTEITPESTDVLLEAAHWNPASISRTARRHKLFSEAAKRFERFTDPALCAAAVELAARLLRQYGEGAIQPGRTDEGGVEPHPPVTMPINLPDQVAGVRYERGVTVRRLAQIGCKVQVSTTDAGVSVVTATPPSWRADLVQPADLVEEVLRLEGYDSIPSVLPAAPAGRGLTESQKRRRGIARALAEAGYVEVLPFPFVGDSVWDAFGLPEDDVRRSTVRVRNPLEADHDRMSTTLLPGLLDTLQRNVSRGMKDVSLFHIGQVVLPKPHQLKVPDLGVEHRPSDEELAVLEAAVPAQPLHVAVVLTGLRRRAGWWGKGEPAGWADAVEAARLVAEAAGVELTVQSSDLPPWHPGRCAQLRVGDWPVGHAGELHPKVVEALGLPPRTVAMELDLDAIPLPDSRPAPTVSAYPPVLLDVALVAGADVPSADLAEVLRTGAGDLLEDITLFDVYTGTQVGDGKRSLAYKLRFRAPDRTLTVDEATKARDAAVSAAGERFGATIRA